The Triticum urartu cultivar G1812 chromosome 6, Tu2.1, whole genome shotgun sequence genome includes the window gactattgctaccccgagggtgcctactactacgtgacggctgctgacgacttggagtagttaggaggctcccaggcaggaggcctggcCTTTTCGAccattgttgcttttgtgctagccttcttaaggcaaaacttgtttaactcatgtctgtactcagacattgctgcttccgctgactcttgtgttttcgagcttatgtattcgagccctcgaggcccctggcttgtaatataaagcttgtattattttttatttgtgtctaaagttgtgttgtgatatcttcctgtgagtccttgatcgtgatcgtacacatttgcgtgtatgattagtgtacgattgaatcgaggtcGTCACACCTTCTGCCCGAAGTGTCCGACACCACCGACTGCATCCGCGATCGCTGCCATGCTCCACCTTGCACCAGTCGGACGTTCCCTAGCACCCGTCGAGCATGATCCTCGTACCTCCGAATGATTTTCCGCATATCCTTCTCGcaaccttgctctgataccacttgttagaataaaacGCTAATGCAAGATCATAGACGACACACCGAGGCACGATATTTgctaacgaggttcaccgatatggctacatccccggggcatgactacgggcgctccttcCCAAGATACCGCGACACCAGCCGCCTGGGCGCCGGCACAAGCCGTCGGCTCCCCCGCATACCTGTTGCTATCAAGTCGTCATTATAGGTTACAACGTGTGGTGCCCCTCCGTATATAAGAGGCCTAGAATACAAGTGTCCGACTCCTACACAACCCGTACCTAACCACACCAATTACAACTCCAAGTCCACATAACCCCTTGCGTATATAATATATTCAACACAAATATAACAAAAACTAATGAAGTATTGCACTACTCAGCCATACtaagcaatgcatggtaccggAGAAACAACATTAGGACTTAATGAAGCAAATATCATACATCAATTAGTGCTAGAGAAGACATTTCTTGAGATAAAAAAAATCAACTCGTGTATTGTATGTATGCCATCACATCATATATTTTCTTACCTTTTCCTATGAATTTCCTCCACACAACATATCTCAATCTCAAAACAATTAGAAATCTGTCGTTAGCTTTTTAACATTATCGTTAAAAGGAAGCCACTAACCAGCAAATGTTCGTTTTTAAGCAATCTCAGCGAATGTCCTCGGGATATCAAATCCCAATCGAACACATGACAATTACTGTGCGCAATGTTGGCATTTTTCTGTCATTTTCTTGTACTACATGGCAATTTTGTTAGAGCATGGCAAATCCCTTACAACAACATGACGATTTACCAAGACGTGTGACGCAGTTACCTCATTCCCCAAACAAATCTAAGGTTCCTCTGCCTCCTGCTGGCACCGCCGCCGGTCCGCCTCATCTTCTGTGGCCTTAGGGTCATGACGGTGCGGTGAATCCCGGCCCTTGCTGGTGGGAGAGCTTCGTTTTTTTATGTTTTttgagttttgttagggtttatGTCCTGCTCAGGAAGACGAGACGGTGGCGGCTCCATCAAGATTATGCTTATTAAGGCTCAATTCATTAAGCTTAACGAGCAAAAAACTCTGATCAGCTCTGTTCATTAATAGCTCATTAAGCCCACAAGCGATTGCGAGTACTCGTTAACAGACATTACCTTCTTTTGCTTTAGTTATGATGTGTTTTTTATGAAGAAAAAAGTGACCACATGAGTGGGTATCCTAATTATTGTCTCTTGTGTGCTAGGTTGGATCAATTAGATGGAACAGATGGGTTGAGGTGCCAAAAAATGTTAGCTCGCTCATTAAGCTTGTTAAGTTTAACGAGTTGAAACCTATGATTGGCTCTATTCATTAAGAAGTGAGCTACCAGCTTAACGAGTCGAGCTACCGAGTGTTCATTAAGCTCACGAGCTACGAGCTTTTGGTCCAGCCCTTATCCTGGTGGTGCGTCTAATATCGTTGGTGGATGTGTTGAGGTGTGTCCCCAGTGGATTTGTTcttggtggatttgctcggatctggtCGTAGTTCGTCTTCGTTCGGGTGTCTTCACGTTGGTTCCTTTCGATCTACCCTATTCTTCAACGTCGACAGTTGTtgttctggtgcgctggtcctaCGGGGCCTTAACACGATGATGACTTTTCAagtgtctactacaacaagttttgccCGGCTTCGGTGAGGGTGGGGCAATGACGGCGGCACACCTTCTTCTCACTTCAGTACTTGTACTTGTCGCTAGGTGGTCGACAGatatggatgtaatttttattatttctgatgTTTATTATAGTACCATGATTGAAGATGGATAGATTAAAAGTATTCCAAAAAAGAAAACATGACAATTTATCTGTTTTCGTATTGCAGTTCTGAGCATTCGCTAGGAAATCTTAAAAATCTAACGTCAGTTGTTTAACATTTCTGTTAATGCTTTACCACGTTGAACCACTAGAATAAAATTGTCTTGTTGAAACGCAGGGGTATTTGGCTAATGTTTTTACTACACGGCTAAAACCTAATGTTTGTACTATCCTGCTAGACCACCCTCTCACGAAATCAGCACGACACGCGTGAAAAATGTCCAACCTAGCCTCTTTTGGGGGTGATTAGGACCAAAGTGAACATGGGGATAAATTTACGATATGCGAGTGCGTGGGCTAAAGTGAGCATACGGAACAAGTTCTGTTTTTTTTTTGAGTGGTCGGAACAAGTTCTCGTATCCCTTGGTGCATTTCACTCAAAAAAAGAGAATTACCATTAAGTACAAAAACCCAAATTCAGGCCCAGCGACATCTTTCGGCCCGCGCCTTACTCACGGGCTTCATCCGCTGCGCTCCGACCAAGTCTTGACGGCCCAACGTGGACGCTCGCACAGAGCCCCCCGAAGCTTCGGCGAGGACGATGGACGGCTGCGGCGGCGATGGCCGCCGGCCTCGCGCCGTCTTCATGGCCTTCGGCACCCACGGCGACGTCTTCCCAATCGCTGTATGCTCCTCCCCTCTCTCTCTGTGTGGTGCGTGTATTCGGACTCGGGCGTATAAGACAACCCTCTTTGCCGCTGACATCAAGTGAAGAGGGGAGCGATGAAATTCCACCTGATTCTAGAGCATCTAGCACATGATTGCTGTTGCATTCGATGCACCTATTACTGAGAAGTTGAGCCACACCAATCCATCAGATCGATATAGTTTTCTGTTTCTCTAGATGGAAAATCGATATAGCTTTGGTATACCACATTTATATACTAAATGTTGAGTGATGTAAAGATGAATACTCAAGAAACATGACAATTTTAACCTTCTCAGAGCACTATACCTTGAATTTCACtactccttttcttcttcttagggCCTTGCTGCAGCGTTTGCTAATGACCAACGGCAGTATACTGTGGTGTTCATCACTCATTCAGCACACCAGGTCTGGATCTTGTGAAATTAGAACTGTCAAACTGTGATAAAACTAGTTCATGTTTGACCTCATGCATTAAATTTGATGCAGAGTTTATCCACACATCTAGCAGCCAGTAAAGTTAGGTACATGCCTGTGGCAAGCCCACCTGCCCTTGCTGCCGAACAACTTGATAATATTTCATGTAAGCGCTATGAATTTAAGTACTCCGCTGTCAAATACAAATTTTCTACCTTAAGTTTATTTCCAATGTGATTTATCATGGAAATCTCTTTCTTAGATGATTCTGTTCAATCGAACGCTGGTCCTATGTCATTTTCACGGCGGAAAGAGATCATTCAGACGGAGCATAGGAAAGCATGTTTAGCTTCTGTCGAAGAAGTGTTTGGAAATGATCCGAGCATTCACAGTGACTTCATTGTGATCAATTTCTTTGCCCTGGTGAGGACCTCACTAACAGCATAATTATCATGTTTGCTAAAAGTTAAGTGGCGGGGCTCCTTGTTCAAGTTTCAGCTACAAGTTGTGCAATTTAATGCTCTGATAGTGATTTGCACTGGAATAAGACAGAAATTTTGATGCACAATTGATGTCGAAACTAAAGAATTTCAGCAAGCATCATTCACTAGAACAGATCCTTGAGAATATCAGTTAGTCAGTTCTATGTAGGAACTAATGCAGCTATGAAATGCGTTGTGTGGTTATAATATGGGTTTATCTCATGCTTTAGGAAGGTTGGCATCTTGCAGAATTGTTTCAAGTTAAGTGCATCATTGCTGCTTCTTATTTTCTTCCATATAGGTAATTTGGCTTATATTTGCTTCAATTTCACATCGAAGCTGTTATCTTGTATTGATTTTATGAGGGATTGCACACTCATTTTGGTGTCTTCTTCTTGACTCCTGTTTGTTTACGTGCTTTCATTTCTTTGTGCAGTGCCCCTTCATCATTTGAACGCCAATTTAAGCAAAGTTTTCCTCTTCTGTACAAGTACTTTCAAGAAGCTCCCCCCAACACAGTACAAATTCGCTCCTCTAGTCATGATGATGCTTAAGCATATATCCCTCTTGAATTAttgtttggtttggtttggaTTTGGTGACTATCTCAACTGCAAACAATATTAAATTTGCAACTCTATTTAACCTGTCTGCTGGGGCACATTATCTTCTTCTCCATGGAGGATAATTTCATGACCACTTTATCATTTACTAAAGCCTAAAATTCAGCATCGTATGTCATGGAAGAATAAACTGCAGAGCAAACCTGTCACTAGCAGTTCCTGCAGATTGATCAGTATGTTAACCAGATTCTTACAACTATACTAGCCATCACGTATCCAATTACATGGGACCATGCCAGTTTCTACCATACTAGTTCTCCAGCACAAAGATTGCGGGTTCTCGAGTGGTAGTGCTTTGATATCCATGAGTGTTTCTGTCTTTCTTTTGATGACCTTCTGTTTTTTTTATTGGTGGGGAACTGACCTGCTGATGCATTGCCTGCTTTGCATTTGTCATTGGTGTTTTAATGATGTAAATAATGGCAGGTCTGCTGGACTGACATTACCCATTGGATGTGGGCGCTTTTCATGGAAAGTTGGGGATTGTGGAGAAATGATTGCCTAAATCTTAGTCCTATTCCTTATACAGTGAGTGAATGTGTTTAATGATGTTTCTTTTGTTTATATACCTGGAATGCAAACCTGTTCAGCTCATATGCGAATGTGATTAACTGATTACCGCAGGGACATTACTGAGGTTAGCTTTTCTTGTAACTACAGGATCCAGTAACAAATCTTCCTTTGTGGCATGTACGCGCAGAGTCGCCATTGTTGTTGTAAGATTTGCAATATATCACCTTTTGAGTATTAATATTGACCCTGTAAATCAATAATAATATGTATTAAATGACACTTTCATATTTTATGCTCTGAAACTTCGGCTTCCAATAAGGCTTGCGTTGACGCTTTTGTCTAAAATCTTGTTATCGTCAGCGGATTATTTGTAAACCCTACGTCAGCGAGAAGTGATGGTACTTATTAATTGGACTAGGAAAAATTAGTAAATACAAAAAAAAAATGAAGTGTTACAACTTCCTTCAATTATAGTTATACTTGATAAATAATTCTAGCAATTTGGTTGCTACTTGAGCAGGTATGGTTTCAGCAAGGAAATTGTCGAGCGCCCAGGTAAATTCTGATTAGTCCTGGATCTCCCTTCAGTTGTTTATACTGTAGCTCATAGATCGAGAACTTTCCATACTAATTTCCATCATATAATGGCAGGATATTGGCCCTCAAGTGCTCATATTTGTGGCTTTTGGTTTCTTCCTATGGCTTGGCAGTTTTCTTGTGATAAATGCAGGGAGTTATTCTCTGGAGATTTCAATTCTCCATTTGAGGGTATTCTATGTGCAAATCATGCTGGCCTGGAAGACTTCCTCATGGGAAGTTCTTATTCGTCTTTACCTATATTTATAGGATTAAGTTCCATTGGCAGGTGTGTTTCTTTTCATGGAAATTTTTATTTTCTATATTATGCATGGTCATGTCTCTTACCGTTGATATTTTTATATTAGTGTTGTTACAGTTGAATTAAATGATTTCTATAATGTGTAAGTGATTTCTAACCATTTTGGTTCATGCTATCAATCTGCTGCAGCATGGGGTTTCTTAGAAATCCTAAATCATTTCTAATGGTGATTAAAGCTGTCATAGAGTCAACAGATTACAGATTTATCCTTTTCTCATCTGGATACCAGCCATTGGATTCAGCAATCAGATCTGTTGCTTCTTCAGCTGTAGAATCAAGTGTTGAGGCACCTGCTCTTAGTAATGACAGCACTCTCCTTTTCAATAATCGACTCTTTTGCTTATCTGGGTGAGTTCTAACGTGATGGCGCCCATTCATCTTGGCGAAATCGACAGATATTTTGGTCAACTGTATGAGTATATGACTACTATTTCAGATCAATACCGTATAGCTGGCTTTTCCCTAAATGTGCAGCTGCTATTCATCATGCTGGCAGGTAATAAAGTTCTCAATTTTTCAGCGACCAAGTTTCTGAATAATATAGTCTTCCACAAAATAATTTACTTCGGTTTGTGCTTCACAGTGGATCTACAGCTGCTGCACTATTTGCTGGAACCCCTCAGGTGATTACAACATCTGATGTACTTAGATATGAAGAATATTTTTTTTTGTTCAATTGCTGTGGCAGTGCTATGTGCTGATAGTTGATATGCTGTAGATATCTTCCATATCAGTATCGTTGAGACAGTTCATAGGCTAGCTAGATAAGTGCATACTCAAAAGAAATAACGCAATTGTTCCACTTGAGAGTCGTGTTGTGACTTTGCTTTTTAATTAAGAACAACGACTGGTTAACCCAGTGCTATGGGAAAAAAAGGACAGACATTTGTTTCACCTTTTGTAGCTCATCGTAATAGCATCTAGTTTTGAAAACAAATGACAGCTTGCCAAGATACCAGCAAAATGTCACCATCGATCTAAAGTGACAATTCATCCTGAGCACAATGAAAAATAAGGAATATTAGTAATTCTTGTGCTTGCAGGTGCTAAAAATTCTTGTGATGTAGCATGCAACTGACATTACATCGTTGGCATTTATCCTTTTTGATAACAAGATGGAAGTAGTTAAAACCCCTGAA containing:
- the LOC125512254 gene encoding sterol 3-beta-glucosyltransferase UGT80B1 isoform X2; translated protein: MDGCGGDGRRPRAVFMAFGTHGDVFPIAGLAAAFANDQRQYTVVFITHSAHQSLSTHLAASKVRYMPVASPPALAAEQLDNISYDSVQSNAGPMSFSRRKEIIQTEHRKACLASVEEVFGNDPSIHSDFIVINFFALVCWTDITHWMWALFMESWGLWRNDCLNLSPIPYTDPVTNLPLWHVRAESPLLLYGFSKEIVERPGYWPSSAHICGFWFLPMAWQFSCDKCRELFSGDFNSPFEGILCANHAGLEDFLMGSSYSSLPIFIGLSSIGSMGFLRNPKSFLMVIKAVIESTDYRFILFSSGYQPLDSAIRSVASSAVESSVEAPALSNDSTLLFNNRLFCLSGSIPYSWLFPKCAAAIHHAGSGSTAAALFAGTPQVACPFLLDQFYWAERLHWLGVAPEPLKRQHLIPDIDDAASVNKAADVLLGAIRSALSPEIKAQATVIAQRLASEDGIGEALRILKEKVLP
- the LOC125512254 gene encoding sterol 3-beta-glucosyltransferase UGT80B1 isoform X1, encoding MDGCGGDGRRPRAVFMAFGTHGDVFPIAGLAAAFANDQRQYTVVFITHSAHQSLSTHLAASKVRYMPVASPPALAAEQLDNISYDSVQSNAGPMSFSRRKEIIQTEHRKACLASVEEVFGNDPSIHSDFIVINFFALEGWHLAELFQVKCIIAASYFLPYSAPSSFERQFKQSFPLLYKYFQEAPPNTVCWTDITHWMWALFMESWGLWRNDCLNLSPIPYTDPVTNLPLWHVRAESPLLLYGFSKEIVERPGYWPSSAHICGFWFLPMAWQFSCDKCRELFSGDFNSPFEGILCANHAGLEDFLMGSSYSSLPIFIGLSSIGSMGFLRNPKSFLMVIKAVIESTDYRFILFSSGYQPLDSAIRSVASSAVESSVEAPALSNDSTLLFNNRLFCLSGSIPYSWLFPKCAAAIHHAGSGSTAAALFAGTPQVACPFLLDQFYWAERLHWLGVAPEPLKRQHLIPDIDDAASVNKAADVLLGAIRSALSPEIKAQATVIAQRLASEDGIGEALRILKEKVLP